The DNA region GGTAGTATTTTGaggccaaaatattttttttctgtcatttaaaacataaaaaatatatacataaccatcaaatacagtgcattcagaaaatattcagacccccttcactttgttatgttgcagcctgatgctacagtccaAATATGTAATTTTTAAGAGCTGGTTGCCAGACCAAACTGAGAAGTAagagaacctgatggtcactctgactgagctctagagatcctgtgtggaaatggaacaaaattccagaaggacaactggagccctccaccgatctgggtgactagacagaagcctctcctcagggcaaaacacatgaaaccttgcttggagtttgcaaaaaagcacctgaaggactctcagactgtgagaaacaagataaCCTGGTCTGATGACggcaagattgaactgtttggcctcagttctaaatGTAATGTTTGGAAGAAACCAGGCCCGGCTCATCACCTGACCAATACCATCCCATAAGttgtggtggtggcagcatcatgctgtgggggtgtttttcagcagcagggactgggagactggtcagggttgaaggaATGCTGAATGGAGCTAAGAACAGCAATATCCATAATAAAAACCTGTTCCACTTTgttcaggacctcagactgggctgaaagTTCACCTTCCAATTTCTCAGCTCAGGTAGATCATCAATGTATTCTGTTTCTTCACAATCTCAGATGGGCCTGTGCtcttaatcaaaattaattttgtttcaaCCCAGAACATCTTCTTGAAGATTTTTTAATGGTTTGCTGCATCTGTGTCAGGCACAGCCCTATGTTGCCTCCAAAACCCCCCTGTGGCATTCTGTGGGAGTGAAATCCATCCAGTCTTTAAGCCTGAACACTTAATGAATTGTAAATAAGAGGCTTAAGTTATTTTCCTTTGGCAtgctttaatttgtttattttgtatgtCAGGTTTTTTACTAGCAGTTTTGAATGAATTAGAGCTGCAACAATAAGTTGATTCATCTGTTagtcaagtaaaagaaaattaagttaaagttttCCTTACATAAGAATTTCTGAagcaaacaatagcaaaataaGTGATGTAAATATGTTTCATTTCCACCTTtctctgcctctgctccagGTTTTTTGAGTACATCTTCTTGTACCAGAGCATGGTGATGTTCCAGATTGACCAGAAGACTAAGGATTGCTCTAAGATCACTCTTACTGAGGCCTGGGATCCCTTTGACATCCCAGATAACTCCACCTTTGAGGACCAGTACTTCATTGGAGGCCCTGGGGACAATGTGGAGGTTCAGGAGTGGTCAGACAGGAAGCCGGCACGCCAACGTAAGCCTAGTTTTGAACTATTTTAAACACAATAGCATTGAAAACATCCCTGCATACAAAGTaataaacatgaattaaaatcagtgtttaCTGTCAGTTTTAGCTCAGATTTTTTCTTTATGCTCCAACAGCAAATTTAGATAACTAACATTTATGGTACTAAAACCAACCCTTTTCAGTACATGTTATTTTTTATCTATCTTTGGCACTGTGGAACTACTTTTGAGAGGAAGTACATCACAAAacctatttctgctgtaaaaatggacCTTCTAAGgttgcattcacaccagagctgtttggtcttctttaaacaaactctggtccagTTTCCTGGATGGTTCTGGTTCGTTTGGAGCGGTGTGAATGAGCTTTAATGGTGATTCCCTGGCTTTGCTTACAGCCTTAAGCACTCAGAATAAGGAGGAACAGCGCCTTTTTGCACTTTCATGTTGGCTTCCTTTTTCAACACCTTGCAGCTAATCCAGGAcagatgcatttaaaaaatagaaagtaaaaaacatttatCTAATTGCGTGAAAACTTTAAAGTACACTGAGGTGCTGTTAAAAATCCAGCGTTTATGCACATTGAAGACTTCCAGCCATtgcttcacagtaaaaatcaatCTTCATTAGATTTAAAGAGCATCTATTGGTGGATCTAAACCTCCAGTTCCTGTTAGAGCTGCTCTAACCTTTCCTCATCTCTCTGCCAGATGAGACCTGGGTGGGCGTTTACACCCTGAAGGACTGCTACCCGGTTCAGGAAACTTACACCAGGAACAGCAGCGTCACCACCTCCACCCGTTTCTTCAACATCCAGCTGGGCATCAGCGACCCAAACGTCTTCACCCCACCCAGCACCTGCCAATCAGCTCGGCCTGAGCGGATGTCTGAGTCTGACTGCTGAGGCCTTGCCAGCCTGCACCTTTAATCTTAGATACTTAAAGAGATAATCTCACTGATTTTTTCTGTTACATAAATGTCTTTTGCCTGAGCTAACACAAACAGCATTTGTACCTTGCaaagttaaagataaaaactACTGACAATGACAATGAGACCATTCATGTGCTCCTGTGACAGTGCTTTTCCAAGTTTGTTGTGAATGCAGGATTATACCAGGGCTTTCTGTAGGCTGTCAGCCAAACAGCCACTTAATCACAGCCGGCTATGTTTTTCTATTGTTGattctaataaaataatattcacTAACAAGTTGTGACTCACTTTTGCCATACAGTTTAGACTCTTCAAACCAAAACAAGCATGTGAAAGATGCCTTTCCATCTGTGTCGAGTGTGGGAGCATGTAGATGAGACTTCAGTGCACAATATTGTCAAAGTAAGTgtagacaggaaaaaaaatgtcaaacctCTGGTAAAGGAGGAACAGTGCGGATTTCATCCTGGCTGTGGGACAGTGGACCGACTCTTTACCCTGGCAAGGCTCCTTGAGGaagcatgggagtttgctcatccagtccACATGTTTTTtggacttggagaaggcttaTGACCGTGTCACACACGGGGTAATGTGGGGGGTACTGCGGGAATA from Cheilinus undulatus linkage group 13, ASM1832078v1, whole genome shotgun sequence includes:
- the epdr1 gene encoding mammalian ependymin-related protein 1, whose amino-acid sequence is MLRPLFVFVAATGSSVLGLRKFDVFAAAGPCQAPVQWEGRWVQYDHSTGRNSRAAVSYDSLNQRLRVLQQHKKHTPCQKFFEYIFLYQSMVMFQIDQKTKDCSKITLTEAWDPFDIPDNSTFEDQYFIGGPGDNVEVQEWSDRKPARQHETWVGVYTLKDCYPVQETYTRNSSVTTSTRFFNIQLGISDPNVFTPPSTCQSARPERMSESDC